Proteins co-encoded in one Campylobacter jejuni genomic window:
- a CDS encoding DUF5710 domain-containing protein, with the protein MPQKRIYLYVPFKDKEKVKSLGAMWDDKEKKWFAPKSLDKNIFSQWLYPHQNKEFSFDENEVLTTFKSALENQGLIIEGLPIMDGKIHRVKTTTDKGREMSGAYSGFLDEYPAGFIQNFKTGIKENWKMPLENAKQNIVSYQTPSQKRLHNSTSNNTKQDILELQQKTALKIEEEYNQANWAHSNHPYLKKKGFSENFYLKQDNKGSLLIPLKDENGKLWSVQRIFPNGDKIIGVIKTKEEKEQGIEYSAKKSGCFHLIGAKNLEYCKEFIIAEGFATAATIYKALNKPVIMGIDAGNLSKIVETLKNKFQNTPITLIADNDKKRELKGLSNVGVETAKEIQQKFSDIKVIIPKISNQEAEQGISDFNDIFLNKGLDEVKKQLNFIDFHNKLNTFENPTKTISQKDITR; encoded by the coding sequence ATGCCACAAAAAAGAATTTATCTTTATGTTCCATTTAAAGACAAAGAAAAAGTAAAATCATTAGGGGCAATGTGGGATGATAAAGAAAAAAAATGGTTTGCTCCAAAAAGCTTAGATAAAAATATTTTCTCACAATGGCTTTATCCGCACCAAAATAAAGAATTTTCATTTGATGAAAATGAAGTTTTAACTACTTTTAAATCTGCTTTAGAAAATCAAGGTTTAATTATTGAAGGCTTACCTATCATGGATGGCAAAATCCACAGAGTAAAAACAACAACAGATAAAGGCAGAGAAATGAGTGGAGCTTATAGTGGATTTTTAGATGAATACCCTGCTGGTTTTATTCAAAATTTTAAAACAGGTATTAAAGAAAATTGGAAAATGCCTTTAGAAAATGCAAAACAAAACATTGTAAGTTATCAAACTCCTAGTCAAAAAAGATTACATAATTCTACAAGCAATAATACGAAACAAGACATTTTAGAGCTTCAGCAAAAAACAGCATTAAAAATTGAAGAAGAATATAATCAAGCTAATTGGGCTCATTCAAATCATCCTTATTTAAAGAAAAAAGGTTTTAGTGAAAACTTTTATCTTAAGCAGGATAACAAAGGTTCTTTACTTATTCCCTTAAAAGATGAAAATGGCAAATTATGGTCTGTGCAAAGAATATTCCCAAATGGTGATAAAATTATTGGTGTAATTAAAACTAAAGAAGAAAAAGAGCAAGGCATTGAATATTCTGCAAAAAAATCTGGATGTTTTCACCTAATAGGTGCAAAAAACCTAGAATATTGCAAAGAATTTATCATAGCAGAAGGCTTTGCTACTGCTGCAACTATATACAAAGCACTCAATAAGCCTGTAATAATGGGTATAGATGCTGGAAACTTATCAAAAATCGTTGAAACCCTAAAAAACAAATTTCAAAACACTCCTATTACCTTAATAGCCGATAATGATAAAAAAAGAGAATTAAAAGGTCTTTCTAATGTCGGCGTGGAAACTGCAAAAGAAATTCAACAAAAATTTTCAGATATTAAAGTTATTATTCCAAAAATCAGTAATCAAGAAGCAGAACAAGGAATAAGTGATTTCAATGACATTTTTTTAAATAAAGGGCTTGATGAAGTCA
- a CDS encoding type II toxin-antitoxin system VapC family toxin: MKKVFLDTNIFIDFFDEIRVNNEQAKQLIYFLISNEIKIVFSEDMISTIAYLIDKNKLPALMSFFKSTITNPYFEIVSFGSSVINMACDFHLQNKGDFEDYLQYFCAEKENCCAIYTMDKNFPNLKIPIKRYGDTNI, translated from the coding sequence ATGAAAAAAGTATTTCTTGATACAAATATTTTTATTGATTTTTTTGATGAAATAAGGGTAAATAATGAGCAAGCTAAGCAATTAATATATTTTTTAATATCAAATGAAATAAAAATCGTATTTTCTGAAGATATGATTTCAACTATTGCCTATTTAATAGACAAAAACAAGCTACCAGCTCTTATGTCTTTTTTTAAAAGCACAATAACAAACCCATATTTTGAAATAGTATCGTTTGGCTCAAGTGTTATTAATATGGCTTGTGATTTTCATTTGCAGAATAAAGGTGATTTTGAAGATTATTTGCAATACTTTTGTGCAGAAAAAGAAAATTGCTGTGCAATTTATACTATGGATAAAAATTTTCCAAATTTAAAAATACCTATAAAAAGATATGGTGATACAAACATATAA
- a CDS encoding replication/maintenance protein RepL, whose translation MAKIVNLENRDTKKLYSSVQEKIDATTGEVTTVISSFLQREKTKDDFIKLFVENISFLTDNLSNPALRVVLMMVKNLNYQNVFNYNSDFVHYFESKKILGKSSVYRAIKELEDKQVIFKVTEEQRKEYDIIGSNSYIMNPQIIGKGSFKDLKKLRQTVVKTFDFDNLEFKQEISVESEYEGFEQVKKNPDNYVIEEVKQIASNKNTIENQVIIFEKDNDQDYPKEEIIDVKVDDNKEEQPALFVENKNEQNAKAFINKFAGMFNGAFHPSKTVKEMKKESLENDLKEGNI comes from the coding sequence ATGGCAAAAATAGTTAATTTAGAGAATAGAGATACTAAAAAATTATATAGTAGTGTTCAGGAAAAAATTGATGCTACAACTGGAGAAGTTACTACCGTAATAAGTTCTTTTTTACAAAGAGAAAAAACTAAAGATGATTTTATTAAATTATTTGTTGAAAACATTAGTTTTCTTACTGATAATCTTTCAAATCCTGCTTTAAGGGTTGTTTTGATGATGGTTAAAAATTTAAATTACCAAAATGTCTTTAACTATAATAGCGATTTTGTTCATTATTTCGAAAGTAAAAAGATTTTAGGGAAGTCGAGTGTTTATCGTGCAATAAAAGAACTTGAAGACAAGCAAGTTATTTTTAAAGTAACAGAAGAACAAAGAAAAGAATATGATATCATAGGTTCAAATTCATATATTATGAATCCGCAGATCATAGGCAAAGGTTCTTTTAAAGATCTTAAAAAATTAAGACAAACTGTTGTTAAAACTTTTGATTTTGATAATTTAGAATTTAAACAAGAAATATCAGTTGAGAGTGAATATGAAGGATTTGAACAGGTTAAGAAAAATCCAGATAATTATGTTATTGAGGAAGTCAAACAAATAGCCTCAAATAAGAATACAATAGAAAATCAAGTTATTATTTTTGAAAAAGACAACGATCAAGATTATCCAAAAGAAGAAATAATTGATGTTAAAGTGGATGATAACAAAGAAGAGCAACCTGCTCTTTTTGTTGAAAATAAAAATGAACAAAATGCAAAAGCTTTTATTAATAAATTTGCAGGTATGTTTAATGGAGCTTTTCATCCGAGCAAAACAGTTAAAGAAATGAAAAAAGAATCTTTAGAGAATGATTTAAAAGAGGGTAATATATGA
- a CDS encoding DUF6402 family protein — protein sequence MDEELFWENIVPVGHINEETLKSQIYINNINFSTLQYDETVLPTELECCYNEFKYYQKSNNEIATLGWAISYQLQVLWQNSPKIDTIQNYHLPVKQNKPNNPQAEQRLKEIQNFLQSKGIEPLILHYTPYPNNTQTQEMKRLRQNSERFSHHVDNKTNEVREERRSIKFYTTLDWDKFYSHFPIIKRLSKKFHTKEDIYTQNFTKQIEIILQKTHNILILKNLPQGEYKFDFAIDIKENRSDKNEESYFIIKENDEISKDYKRILDCKPYELDTLNCQYIGVGDDEFFRQIWQNLGINIAEKFKVDFSYARLDKFIFATSPFGLTYNTYETLEQTYDELMQDLSLYACSGKFSFNFVPSKLSIKKEIQGDREKVSYRVDEMLVYVYDSFDFLDQGHEFDDKGNFIKLGQPVGAWDFNTKTFSIEGSLYQMATYREWLEWEIDGYKIDCSISPQRILQSPKTKQYYLYNQDYQDYQKFTPYGLDFKLYSKDFITKLDFKDEAYNVLYNTGV from the coding sequence ATGGATGAAGAACTTTTTTGGGAAAACATTGTTCCAGTAGGACATATTAATGAAGAAACTTTAAAGAGCCAAATTTATATTAATAATATAAATTTTAGCACTTTACAATATGATGAAACAGTGTTACCTACAGAATTAGAGTGTTGTTATAATGAATTTAAATACTATCAAAAAAGCAATAATGAAATAGCAACACTAGGTTGGGCTATTAGCTATCAACTTCAAGTATTGTGGCAAAATAGCCCTAAGATAGATACAATACAAAATTATCATCTCCCCGTAAAACAAAATAAGCCTAATAATCCCCAAGCAGAACAAAGACTAAAAGAAATACAAAATTTCTTACAAAGTAAAGGTATAGAACCTCTTATTTTACATTATACCCCTTATCCAAACAACACACAAACCCAAGAGATGAAAAGACTAAGGCAAAATTCAGAGCGTTTTTCGCACCATGTAGATAATAAAACAAATGAAGTAAGAGAAGAAAGGCGTTCTATTAAATTTTACACTACGCTAGATTGGGATAAGTTTTATTCTCATTTTCCTATAATAAAAAGACTAAGTAAAAAATTTCATACAAAAGAAGACATATACACTCAAAATTTTACAAAGCAAATAGAAATAATCTTACAAAAAACTCATAATATTTTGATATTAAAAAATTTGCCTCAAGGAGAATATAAATTTGATTTTGCGATCGATATAAAAGAAAATCGAAGCGATAAAAATGAAGAATCTTATTTCATCATTAAAGAAAATGATGAAATTTCAAAAGATTATAAACGCATTTTAGACTGTAAGCCCTATGAGCTTGATACTTTAAATTGTCAATATATAGGTGTGGGTGATGATGAGTTTTTCAGACAAATTTGGCAAAATTTAGGTATAAATATTGCAGAGAAATTTAAGGTAGATTTTTCTTATGCTAGACTTGATAAATTTATTTTTGCGACATCGCCATTTGGACTTACTTATAATACATATGAGACTTTAGAGCAAACTTATGATGAACTCATGCAAGATCTATCTCTTTATGCTTGTAGTGGTAAATTTTCTTTTAATTTTGTTCCTTCAAAATTAAGCATTAAAAAAGAAATTCAAGGAGATAGAGAAAAGGTATCATACCGCGTTGATGAAATGCTTGTTTATGTTTATGATAGCTTTGATTTTTTAGATCAAGGACATGAATTTGATGATAAGGGAAATTTTATCAAGCTAGGACAACCTGTTGGAGCTTGGGATTTTAATACGAAAACTTTTAGCATAGAAGGTTCTTTATATCAAATGGCAACTTATAGAGAATGGCTTGAATGGGAAATAGATGGATATAAAATTGATTGTTCAATAAGCCCTCAAAGAATTCTGCAATCTCCAAAAACCAAACAATACTATCTTTACAATCAAGATTATCAAGACTATCAAAAATTCACTCCTTATGGTTTGGACTTTAAACTTTATAGTAAAGATTTTATCACTAAACTTGATTTTAAAGATGAAGCTTATAATGTGCTTTATAATACAGGAGTTTAA
- a CDS encoding Mbeg1-like protein — MKELINNLRDYAELAQASYFNFMYINNDEREMDSYKIGQNRFPKDKDNIENLEYTKTLSKKYKDYFIYDDSIALYPTLNGEFGEIQAKNFAKKYEIKFHQPNTASGFSATLFYDKEKDKFVVGFRGTEGLWSMDTLADIGLTFGKGDFQLNALKQFLLDIAPILNKVDSNNIIFIGHSLGGYLAVIAMQFCDTIDRSLNTQFNAIKFMASQVYTFNSPAIDEIDNMLMRALAALLDKNIMEQVLNPQKVYCVYDSGGINIIASAQYGSHNRLPIYTGKDSHSIIPLTQTLYFYSYLLELDANHNKVKDKSFSECIEYLNHFMKNIQIYTETFVLKNNTTNKNSSFGFNKNHPEKINHFEYSLSLIATIMQETNGILEELGDNYYASYKAPTISQTKIIDFILKAQEKEKYILILDKNDFNKYRKDCSFINNQENLAHKIAIGEFRIFIVVYKDMKCLENINNITKIYGYNSKSYKIKDQIWDEQYLGGVCKISQALYFNGKAKIGII, encoded by the coding sequence ATGAAAGAATTAATCAACAATCTAAGAGACTATGCCGAGTTGGCCCAAGCAAGTTATTTTAACTTTATGTATATCAATAACGATGAGCGAGAAATGGATAGTTATAAAATAGGGCAAAATAGATTCCCTAAAGATAAAGACAATATAGAAAATTTAGAATATACAAAGACCTTATCTAAAAAATATAAAGATTATTTTATTTATGATGATTCCATTGCACTATATCCGACACTTAATGGAGAATTTGGGGAGATTCAAGCTAAAAACTTTGCTAAAAAATATGAGATTAAATTCCACCAACCAAATACGGCTTCTGGCTTTAGTGCTACTTTGTTTTATGATAAAGAAAAAGATAAGTTTGTAGTAGGGTTTAGGGGGACAGAGGGACTTTGGAGTATGGATACTTTGGCGGATATAGGGCTTACCTTTGGTAAGGGCGATTTTCAACTTAATGCTTTAAAGCAATTTTTATTAGACATAGCACCTATTTTAAACAAAGTAGATTCAAATAATATTATTTTTATAGGGCATTCTTTAGGCGGATATTTAGCAGTTATAGCAATGCAATTTTGCGATACTATTGATAGGAGCTTAAATACACAATTTAATGCAATCAAATTTATGGCATCGCAAGTCTATACTTTTAATTCTCCTGCTATTGATGAGATTGATAATATGCTAATGCGGGCTTTGGCAGCATTATTAGATAAAAATATTATGGAGCAAGTCTTAAATCCTCAAAAAGTATATTGTGTCTATGACAGCGGTGGTATAAATATCATCGCTTCTGCTCAATATGGCTCACACAATAGACTGCCTATCTATACGGGTAAAGATTCTCACTCCATAATCCCCCTAACTCAAACTCTTTACTTCTACTCCTATCTTTTAGAATTAGATGCTAACCATAACAAAGTCAAAGATAAAAGTTTTAGTGAGTGTATAGAGTATCTTAATCATTTTATGAAAAATATTCAAATATATACAGAAACTTTTGTGTTAAAAAATAATACTACTAATAAAAATAGCTCTTTTGGGTTCAATAAAAACCATCCAGAAAAGATTAACCACTTTGAGTATTCTCTTTCATTAATAGCCACTATAATGCAAGAAACAAATGGTATTTTAGAAGAGCTTGGAGATAATTATTATGCAAGCTATAAAGCTCCTACCATTAGTCAAACAAAAATCATAGATTTTATTTTAAAGGCGCAAGAAAAAGAAAAATATATTTTAATTCTTGATAAAAATGATTTTAATAAATACAGAAAAGATTGTTCCTTTATTAATAATCAAGAAAACTTAGCTCATAAAATTGCCATTGGGGAATTTAGAATTTTTATTGTGGTTTATAAAGATATGAAATGTCTTGAAAATATTAATAATATAACAAAAATATACGGATATAATTCAAAAAGTTATAAAATAAAAGATCAAATTTGGGATGAGCAATATTTAGGTGGAGTTTGTAAAATATCACAAGCTTTATATTTTAATGGAAAAGCTAAAATAGGTATTATTTAG
- a CDS encoding lipase family protein: MDNKQQINKLRDMAELAQASYGYFHYADNKFDIKDEDKIVTFENVLDITYKNSKIIDERGFKIGKLDGDFSPLQAKQFFSRYDLLIHQPNTESSFSATLFYDKQKDKFIAGFRGTETDNFIDLVQDIAQDITLSLNGNIQSSFLLEFLEQVNKIIKNKHKRIIFVGHSLGGYLAQMALIYCDIKYKDKLSFSPNEVYTFNAPSVYGWNGS; this comes from the coding sequence ATGGATAATAAACAACAAATCAATAAACTAAGGGACATGGCAGAACTTGCACAGGCAAGTTATGGATATTTTCATTATGCTGATAATAAATTTGATATAAAAGATGAAGATAAAATTGTTACCTTTGAAAATGTTTTAGATATTACCTATAAAAACTCTAAAATTATTGATGAAAGAGGATTTAAAATCGGCAAACTCGATGGCGACTTCTCCCCACTCCAAGCTAAACAATTCTTTTCTCGCTATGATTTATTAATCCATCAACCAAATACAGAGTCAAGCTTTTCTGCTACTTTGTTTTATGATAAACAAAAAGATAAATTTATAGCGGGATTTAGAGGGACGGAAACTGATAATTTTATTGACTTGGTTCAAGACATAGCTCAAGACATAACTCTATCCCTCAATGGCAATATCCAATCTTCTTTTCTTTTAGAATTTTTAGAACAAGTAAATAAAATAATCAAAAACAAACACAAAAGAATTATATTTGTAGGACATTCATTGGGTGGGTATTTAGCTCAAATGGCTTTGATATATTGCGATATTAAATATAAAGACAAATTATCTTTTAGCCCTAATGAAGTTTATACTTTTAATGCCCCTAGTGTTTATGGTTGGAATGGTTCCTAG
- a CDS encoding lysozyme, with protein sequence MVNGVSENKIKENKDVNINNGTKYTNTTKSNNISSSENNTQEKITHLSNDGQNLLKNIEKLRLKPYNDQNGKEITSYVKGATIGYGHLIGQNEWDLYKNGITLQEADKLFKSDLLPFENAVKNSINSSLAQNEFDALVILCFNIGIDNFKNSFVAKIINAEKTGYKTLKEAWMAWNKSQNKVMQGLINRRNAE encoded by the coding sequence GTGGTAAATGGGGTTAGTGAAAACAAAATAAAAGAAAATAAAGATGTAAATATAAATAATGGCACAAAATACACAAACACTACAAAAAGCAATAATATAAGTTCTAGTGAAAACAATACTCAAGAAAAAATCACTCATCTAAGCAATGATGGTCAAAATCTTTTAAAAAATATAGAGAAGCTAAGACTCAAACCTTATAATGATCAAAATGGAAAAGAAATTACTTCATATGTTAAAGGTGCAACTATCGGATATGGACATCTTATAGGGCAAAATGAATGGGATTTGTATAAAAATGGTATTACTTTACAAGAAGCGGATAAATTGTTTAAAAGCGATTTGTTACCCTTTGAAAATGCTGTAAAAAATTCAATAAACTCTTCCTTGGCACAGAATGAATTTGATGCCTTGGTTATATTATGTTTTAATATAGGGATTGATAATTTTAAAAACTCTTTTGTTGCTAAAATCATCAATGCAGAGAAAACGGGTTACAAAACATTAAAGGAAGCTTGGATGGCATGGAACAAAAGTCAAAATAAAGTAATGCAGGGACTAATTAATAGGAGAAATGCTGAATAA